The uncultured Desulfatiglans sp. DNA window GCTCCGCTGATCCGCCCGAGCATCGCAGGGCGCCTGTCAGCGTGGGCCGGCGGTCCCGTGTCCTTTGGTCTATTTTTCACCTCAGAGTCCTTAACGCCTTTCTGCCGTGTTACTTCATCCAGTGGAACGCAAAAAGGGGGCATGGCCGGGCCACATTCCGCGGAATGTCACAAACCCCTTATCCGTCCATCTTTCAACGGCCCTCGCACAAGGAAGTTTCCACACGAAAGCCGCTCAGCGGCTCGCTGTCTTGGCCAAACGTCCAAGAACGGAAAACACCCTGAGCCTGAAAAAAGCCGACCTGACAGCTCTTGCGCCCTTTCACTCCTGTGCAGACGGCCTGCGCCCGAGGAGTCGATAGACCTCATCGAGCAGTCCAGCCGGGTAGAGTTCGCCCTCGAGCCTCTGAGCCACACGGCTGTGAATGGCTTCGAAGCGGAGGAGTTCCTCGCCCGTAGGGGCCGCGACCATTTCTACACCGGCGTTCTGGAGCGTCCTGGTCGTTTGTTCGACCTGGCGGCGGATCTGGCCGGTAAGCCTTTCCATGGCGGGAGAAAAGGTTTCGCCCAGCACGTTTGCCAACTCGGGTGGCAACTGTTGGAAAAACGAATTCGACAGCAGCACGGCGGCGTTGGCATAGGCAAGGGGGAGGGCGGACATATAACGAAGGCTCGTTTGCCATTGGAGTGCGAGCGCCCCCATGGGCGGTGCGTAAACCGTGTCGATCATGCCGGTGTTGAGCGCAGTGGAGACATCCGTAATCGAGAGCCGGATGGGGTGAAGCCCCATGGCGTCGAACGTTTCATTCGCGACGGGGTCGCCCGACCACGCCCAGACCTTGGCCTTTTTCAGGTCGGCTATCGTTCGGATGGGTGTCTTCGAAAACAGGTGGACCGGACCGATCTCCGCCCAGGAGATGAACCGGAACCCCTCGCGCGAGAAATCTTCGGCGAAGCGAGAGGTGAGCCCCGTCCTGACCCGATCCACATCCTCCGCATCCCGAAAGAGCATGGGGAGATCCAGGACCCTCACCGAAGGCAGCACCGCCCCGAGCCCCACCCCGGAAAAGGCGGCGCAGTGCAGTTGCCCGATGCGGATCTTTTTCAGGACATCCAGTTCATCCCCCGCGATTCCGCCCGCGTAGATCAGGAACCCGAGGCGTCCATCGGTCCGCTCTCGCAACTCGGCGTCGAGCTCGTTCATGGCCTTGAGCCAGGCTGAACCCTCCGGTGCGACCGTGGCGAATT harbors:
- a CDS encoding hypothetical protein (Evidence 5 : Unknown function), whose product is MLLHPVERKKGAWPGHIPRNVTNPLSVHLSTALAQGSFHTKAAQRLAVLAKRPRTENTLSLKKADLTALAPFHSCADGLRPRSR
- a CDS encoding Extracellular solute-binding protein, family 7 — translated: MKRLVLFTLLLCLLPLSLALGAGQEYRIKFATVAPEGSAWLKAMNELDAELRERTDGRLGFLIYAGGIAGDELDVLKKIRIGQLHCAAFSGVGLGAVLPSVRVLDLPMLFRDAEDVDRVRTGLTSRFAEDFSREGFRFISWAEIGPVHLFSKTPIRTIADLKKAKVWAWSGDPVANETFDAMGLHPIRLSITDVSTALNTGMIDTVYAPPMGALALQWQTSLRYMSALPLAYANAAVLLSNSFFQQLPPELANVLGETFSPAMERLTGQIRRQVEQTTRTLQNAGVEMVAAPTGEELLRFEAIHSRVAQRLEGELYPAGLLDEVYRLLGRRPSAQE